In the genome of cyanobacterium endosymbiont of Braarudosphaera bigelowii, one region contains:
- a CDS encoding CCA tRNA nucleotidyltransferase: MNKKKLLNILGKKDLLEINTKNSLVRNLSNENLIETDLIELISNLVNHNIWQLIKEITWEAEIKAWDLYIVGGVVRDLFLVNKNKKILTQDIDLVVDGNNSPLNIGAGIEIAQTIKQRHPEAKLVVHYDFKTASLSWNEDKRYGSIQIDIATSRTEIYPYPAANPKVQLASIKQDLSRRDFTINALAIKLTSPERGKLLDLFMGLLDLKKAQIKVLHPNSFIEDPTRIYRAVRFAIRLNFNIEANTIQYIYDATKNEIYDKINSEISILPSLTIRLKNELRSILGTNCWRASLELLSYFGALNYLHPKLTLNNKVLWQMRYAVRFIKYVNPHYKIVQWLLILEILLSSIPQKERNFVATNLQLPSESIKRLLEIQNINKKINQRLSSYCKVSDKVKLLNKFNNVELILVAAQSKKEIRSLIWQYFTRFSKISSPLSGHDLKKMGYLPGPKYKKVLSILLDKTLDREIKTRKEAEVIVQQIMARRLD; this comes from the coding sequence ATGAATAAGAAGAAATTACTTAATATCTTAGGGAAAAAAGATCTGTTAGAAATAAACACTAAAAATAGTCTAGTTCGGAATCTTTCTAACGAAAATTTAATTGAAACTGATTTAATAGAATTAATATCTAATCTAGTCAATCATAATATATGGCAACTAATTAAAGAAATTACTTGGGAAGCAGAAATTAAGGCTTGGGATTTATATATTGTAGGTGGTGTAGTTAGGGATTTATTTCTTGTAAACAAAAATAAAAAGATACTAACACAAGATATTGATTTAGTAGTAGATGGAAATAATTCTCCCCTCAATATAGGTGCGGGAATAGAAATAGCACAAACTATAAAACAACGTCACCCCGAGGCTAAATTAGTTGTGCACTATGATTTCAAAACAGCATCTTTATCATGGAATGAAGATAAAAGATATGGTTCAATACAAATTGATATCGCGACATCGAGAACTGAAATATATCCTTATCCTGCTGCAAATCCAAAAGTGCAACTAGCTTCTATTAAACAAGATTTGTCTAGGAGAGACTTCACCATAAATGCTTTAGCAATAAAACTAACATCTCCTGAAAGAGGTAAGTTACTAGATTTATTTATGGGTTTATTAGATTTAAAAAAAGCTCAGATAAAAGTATTGCATCCTAATAGTTTTATTGAAGATCCTACTAGAATTTATAGAGCAGTAAGATTTGCTATACGCCTTAACTTTAATATAGAAGCCAATACCATACAATATATTTATGATGCGACCAAGAATGAAATTTACGATAAAATAAACTCAGAAATAAGTATTCTACCTAGTTTAACTATACGTCTAAAAAACGAATTGAGATCTATTTTAGGTACTAATTGTTGGAGAGCCTCTTTAGAACTATTATCTTACTTTGGTGCCTTAAACTATCTACATCCTAAGCTTACTTTAAATAATAAAGTTTTATGGCAAATGCGTTATGCTGTGAGATTCATAAAATATGTCAATCCTCATTATAAAATAGTACAATGGCTGCTTATATTAGAAATATTACTTTCCTCGATTCCTCAAAAAGAAAGAAATTTTGTTGCTACTAACTTGCAACTTCCTTCTGAGAGCATAAAAAGATTATTAGAAATACAAAATATTAATAAAAAGATTAATCAAAGATTATCGAGCTACTGTAAAGTTAGCGATAAAGTGAAATTATTGAATAAGTTCAATAACGTAGAATTAATATTAGTTGCAGCACAATCTAAAAAAGAAATTCGCTCTCTCATTTGGCAATATTTTACAAGGTTTTCAAAAATAAGTTCTCCTCTAAGTGGTCATGATTTAAAAAAAATGGGGTATTTGCCAGGACCAAAGTATAAAAAAGTTCTCAGCATATTGTTAGACAAAACCCTAGACCGAGAAATTAAGACAAGAAAGGAGGCAGAAGTAATAGTTCAACAGATAATGGCAAGAAGACTCGATTAA
- the remA gene encoding extracellular matrix/biofilm regulator RemA has translation MKNIQLINIGFGNIVSANRIISIISPDSAPIKRIVTEARDRGQLVDATYGRRTRAVIVTDSSHIILSAIQPETIAHRFISGKENIINSN, from the coding sequence ATGAAAAATATACAACTCATTAATATTGGGTTTGGTAATATTGTGTCTGCTAATAGAATAATCTCTATCATTAGCCCAGATTCTGCTCCCATTAAACGTATTGTTACTGAGGCAAGAGATCGCGGGCAACTGGTTGATGCTACATATGGTCGCCGTACACGTGCTGTTATTGTTACAGATTCTAGCCATATTATTTTGTCTGCTATACAACCGGAAACTATAGCTCATCGTTTTATTTCTGGTAAGGAAAATATTATTAATAGTAACTAG
- the gmk gene encoding guanylate kinase, which yields MISGKLIVLTGPSGVGKGTLVRTLLSRHPKLYLSISATTRSPRLGEINGQDYYFINNTKFESMIQQNQLLEWAQYAGNYYGTPRINVQEKINKGFIVLLEIEVAGAEAIKKTFSNALRIFILPPSLKELESRLRGRATDSEQSITKRLKLAKEELAVSQKFDKVITNHNLEKTLRQLELIIFSTQS from the coding sequence ATGATATCAGGTAAACTTATTGTCTTAACTGGTCCTAGTGGCGTAGGAAAAGGAACACTAGTACGTACTCTATTAAGTCGTCATCCAAAGCTTTATCTATCAATTTCTGCAACCACTCGTTCTCCCCGTCTTGGTGAAATTAATGGTCAAGATTACTATTTCATTAACAATACAAAATTTGAAAGTATGATTCAACAAAACCAATTATTAGAATGGGCTCAATATGCTGGCAACTATTATGGAACACCACGTATTAATGTTCAAGAAAAAATCAATAAGGGATTCATTGTTCTCTTGGAAATAGAAGTAGCTGGAGCAGAAGCAATTAAAAAAACTTTTTCTAATGCTTTGAGAATTTTTATATTACCACCTTCTCTTAAAGAGCTTGAAAGTCGCTTAAGAGGTAGAGCGACTGACTCTGAGCAGTCTATTACAAAACGTCTCAAACTTGCGAAAGAAGAATTAGCAGTTAGTCAAAAATTCGATAAGGTAATCACTAACCATAATTTAGAGAAAACATTAAGACAATTAGAACTAATTATTTTTTCTACACAGTCTTAG
- the rlmN gene encoding 23S rRNA (adenine(2503)-C(2))-methyltransferase RlmN gives MQLKEETLLGKSIEELTNWVELQGQPNYRGKQLHQWLYRKGIRSFTDISVFPKSWRKDLEHYPIGRSVIHDLVVAPDKTRKYLLSLKDGSIIETVGIPTPKRLTVCVSSQVGCPMSCDFCATGKGTFKRNLTCGEIIDQILTVQEDFQRRVSHVVFMGMGEPLLNMEEVIKAIKIINQDIGIGQRSLTVSTVGIPKKILEFANYKLQITFAVSLHASNQILREQLIPTSKSYPLSTLLSDCKKYVEITKRRLTFEYILLEKINDSLEQAVELAKLLKGFQNHVNLIPYNPIEEVKYQRSSSQRIKTFSYQLEKYGIPASIRYSRGLETHAACGQLRASHNT, from the coding sequence ATGCAATTAAAAGAAGAAACATTACTGGGCAAATCTATAGAGGAATTAACTAATTGGGTTGAACTACAAGGACAACCCAATTACCGTGGAAAACAACTTCATCAGTGGCTATATCGTAAAGGTATTAGATCATTTACAGATATCTCAGTATTTCCTAAAAGCTGGAGAAAAGATCTGGAACACTATCCTATTGGTCGTTCTGTTATTCATGATCTTGTGGTTGCCCCAGATAAAACTCGGAAATATTTACTAAGCTTAAAGGATGGATCAATTATAGAAACCGTAGGTATTCCAACGCCTAAACGTTTAACTGTTTGTGTCTCTTCACAGGTTGGGTGTCCTATGAGCTGTGATTTTTGTGCAACTGGAAAAGGAACTTTTAAAAGAAACTTAACTTGTGGAGAGATTATAGATCAAATTTTGACTGTACAGGAAGACTTTCAACGAAGAGTCAGTCATGTAGTATTTATGGGTATGGGGGAACCTTTACTAAATATGGAAGAAGTAATAAAAGCGATAAAAATAATTAACCAAGATATAGGCATAGGACAACGTTCCTTAACTGTTTCTACAGTTGGAATTCCTAAAAAAATTTTAGAATTTGCTAACTATAAGCTGCAGATTACTTTTGCTGTTAGTCTTCATGCTTCCAACCAAATATTAAGAGAACAATTAATTCCTACTTCTAAATCTTATCCTTTATCAACTTTACTAAGTGATTGTAAAAAATATGTTGAAATAACGAAAAGAAGATTAACATTCGAATATATACTTTTGGAAAAAATCAATGATTCACTAGAGCAAGCAGTAGAGTTAGCTAAATTGCTTAAAGGTTTTCAAAATCATGTTAACCTAATTCCTTACAATCCTATTGAAGAAGTTAAATATCAACGATCTTCATCTCAAAGAATTAAAACTTTCTCTTATCAACTCGAAAAATATGGAATTCCTGCAAGCATTAGATATTCAAGGGGACTTGAAACACATGCTGCTTGTGGACAGTTAAGGGCATCACATAATACATAG
- a CDS encoding photosystem II high light acclimation radical SAM protein — protein sequence MKKQRILYCRLPCNPIFPIGIVYLSDHVHKLFPETKQRILDLGTVPPLDFKKTLKKCIDEFKPTLLIFSWRDIQIYAPVGGRSGNPLQNAFEVYYSQNIFTRLRGALGGLRVVKDYYSELWRNVNLIKLGFRQAQKYHSEVRLIVGGGAASVFYEQVQYYLPHGTIVSVGEGEGLLQKLLSNKDFSNERCYVIGEGKPRERLIHEFPDPLYKTACNYDYIETIWDEFNYYFEESDFYIGVQTKRGCPHNCCYCVYTVVEGKQVRINPVNEVVEEMSQLYKRGIRNFWFTDAQFIPARKFIKDAEELLEAIIKSGMTDINWAAYIRADNLTPRLCDLMVKTGISYFEIGITSGSQELVRKMRMGYNLKTVLQNCRYLKDAGFNSLVSVNYSFNVIDETFDTIRQTIAYHRNLEEIFGKDNVEPAIFFIGLQPHTHLEEYAFQHKILKPGYNPMSLMPWTARKLLWNPEPLGSFFGEVCLQAWKKNPNDFGREVMNILEYKLGKSKIEQALSAPIVSKNKYLSQV from the coding sequence ATGAAAAAACAGCGTATTTTATACTGCCGCCTTCCTTGTAATCCAATTTTTCCTATCGGTATAGTTTATTTATCAGATCATGTACACAAGTTATTTCCCGAAACTAAGCAAAGAATTCTTGATCTAGGAACAGTACCTCCATTAGATTTCAAAAAAACTTTAAAAAAATGTATTGACGAATTTAAACCTACTTTGCTCATATTTTCATGGAGAGATATTCAGATTTATGCTCCCGTAGGAGGTAGAAGTGGTAATCCTTTACAAAACGCTTTTGAGGTATATTATTCACAGAATATTTTTACTCGGTTAAGAGGAGCTCTAGGTGGTTTAAGAGTAGTTAAAGATTATTACAGTGAGTTATGGAGAAATGTTAATCTAATAAAATTAGGTTTTAGACAAGCTCAAAAATATCATTCAGAAGTAAGATTAATAGTTGGTGGTGGTGCTGCAAGCGTATTTTATGAACAAGTACAGTACTATCTTCCTCACGGAACTATAGTTTCAGTTGGTGAGGGTGAGGGACTGCTACAAAAACTATTAAGTAATAAAGATTTTTCCAATGAAAGATGCTATGTAATAGGAGAAGGTAAACCCCGTGAAAGGTTAATTCATGAATTTCCTGATCCTCTATATAAAACAGCTTGTAACTATGACTATATAGAAACTATTTGGGACGAGTTTAATTATTACTTCGAAGAAAGTGATTTCTATATTGGTGTACAAACTAAGCGAGGTTGTCCTCATAATTGTTGTTATTGCGTTTATACAGTTGTTGAAGGTAAACAAGTTCGAATAAATCCTGTTAATGAAGTAGTTGAAGAGATGAGTCAGCTGTATAAAAGAGGAATTCGAAACTTTTGGTTTACAGATGCACAGTTTATCCCTGCTCGTAAATTCATTAAAGATGCAGAAGAACTGTTAGAAGCAATCATTAAATCTGGAATGACAGATATTAATTGGGCAGCATATATCAGGGCAGATAATTTAACTCCAAGACTGTGTGATCTTATGGTTAAGACAGGAATAAGCTATTTCGAAATTGGTATCACTAGTGGCTCACAAGAGTTAGTTAGAAAAATGCGAATGGGATATAATTTGAAGACTGTTTTACAAAATTGTCGTTATTTAAAAGATGCAGGATTTAATAGTTTAGTTTCTGTTAACTATTCTTTTAATGTTATTGATGAGACATTTGATACTATCCGTCAGACAATTGCATATCATAGGAATTTAGAAGAAATTTTTGGAAAAGATAATGTTGAGCCAGCCATCTTTTTTATTGGCCTACAACCTCATACACATCTAGAAGAATATGCATTCCAACATAAAATTTTAAAGCCTGGATATAATCCAATGAGCTTAATGCCTTGGACAGCAAGAAAGCTTTTATGGAATCCTGAACCATTAGGAAGTTTCTTTGGAGAGGTTTGTTTACAAGCATGGAAAAAGAATCCTAATGATTTTGGTAGAGAAGTAATGAATATCTTAGAATACAAATTAGGAAAATCTAAAATAGAGCAAGCGCTATCTGCACCAATAGTTTCTAAAAATAAATACTTATCTCAAGTATGA
- a CDS encoding ABC transporter ATP-binding protein, which yields MKKKSNWLRLLPYLLQEWSSLSKGLMCILGFVLVTLSLPYLAGKVSLHIGQGKLEEVTYWLGLGTLAFLVRGIFQYGQNIFMINASLEMVLNVRRKTYAHLHQLGLDYFETVKTGDLTYRLTEDIDKVGEIVDKLSHQFVSNVLQLIVIPLYMLYLNWQLTIASLILAPLMAVLVSRFGERLLVLSSRSQNRISNLSSLLTEVFNGVSVVQAFAAQDYEVERFSQEARHNRNARYKAEKLKATQYPIVGFLEAVSIMFLFFIGGWQISQGNLKSEEFVSYLAAVAILLQPIDLITSNYNEFKQAEASVDRIFELMDQQPAVEQKKNSLTLPTVLGKVEFSQVSFYYKYNEPVLKNLDLLVQPGKVIALVGSSGAGKTTLVKLISRFYDPQEGKISIDDIDIKDLNIISLRRQIGIVPQENILFSGTIAQNIAYGQDQLDFKAIEKASQIANAHSFIMQFPQGYHTWVGERGVNLSGGQKQRIAIARAVMLNPRIMILDEATSALDSTSEALVQEALERVMKNRTVFVIAHRLSTIRNADCIIVLNNGQIVESGDHNQLLIKKGYYAKFYEQQYAKGLDNF from the coding sequence ATGAAAAAAAAATCAAATTGGTTACGTCTATTACCTTATTTATTACAAGAGTGGTCGTCTCTATCTAAGGGTTTAATGTGTATTTTAGGCTTCGTTTTAGTAACCTTATCATTACCTTATCTGGCAGGAAAAGTTTCCTTACATATTGGACAAGGAAAACTAGAAGAAGTTACTTATTGGTTGGGATTAGGGACATTAGCTTTTTTAGTACGAGGTATTTTTCAATATGGACAAAATATTTTCATGATTAATGCTTCCCTAGAAATGGTTTTAAATGTACGTAGAAAAACTTATGCACATTTACATCAATTAGGATTAGATTACTTTGAAACTGTAAAGACAGGAGATCTTACTTACAGGTTGACCGAAGATATAGATAAGGTCGGAGAAATTGTTGATAAATTATCTCATCAGTTTGTTTCCAACGTACTCCAGTTAATTGTAATTCCTTTATACATGCTTTATCTAAACTGGCAACTAACTATTGCTAGTCTAATTTTGGCACCTTTAATGGCAGTCTTGGTTAGTCGTTTTGGAGAAAGATTATTAGTTTTATCCAGCCGTAGTCAAAATCGAATTTCTAATTTATCTTCTTTACTTACAGAAGTTTTTAATGGTGTTAGCGTAGTACAAGCATTTGCTGCACAAGACTATGAAGTTGAAAGATTTTCACAAGAAGCTAGGCATAATAGAAATGCAAGATACAAAGCAGAAAAGTTAAAAGCTACTCAATATCCTATTGTTGGATTCTTAGAAGCTGTTAGTATCATGTTCTTATTTTTTATTGGAGGATGGCAAATTTCTCAAGGAAATTTGAAGTCTGAAGAATTTGTAAGCTATTTAGCAGCAGTTGCTATATTACTTCAGCCAATTGATCTAATTACAAGTAATTATAATGAATTTAAACAAGCTGAAGCATCTGTGGATCGCATTTTTGAGTTAATGGACCAACAACCAGCAGTTGAACAGAAAAAAAACTCTTTAACTCTGCCAACAGTATTAGGAAAAGTAGAATTTTCACAAGTTAGTTTCTACTATAAATATAATGAACCAGTTCTAAAAAATTTAGATCTACTAGTACAACCTGGCAAAGTTATAGCTTTAGTAGGTTCTTCTGGTGCTGGTAAAACGACTTTAGTAAAATTAATTTCACGCTTTTATGATCCTCAAGAAGGAAAAATTTCTATTGACGATATAGATATTAAAGATCTAAACATAATTAGTTTACGACGACAAATTGGAATTGTTCCGCAAGAAAATATTTTATTTTCAGGAACTATTGCTCAGAATATTGCTTATGGACAAGATCAGTTAGATTTTAAGGCAATAGAAAAAGCCTCACAAATTGCAAATGCACATTCATTTATTATGCAATTTCCGCAAGGTTATCATACTTGGGTAGGAGAAAGAGGAGTAAATCTTTCAGGAGGGCAAAAACAGAGAATAGCAATTGCTAGAGCCGTTATGTTAAATCCTCGTATCATGATATTAGATGAAGCTACATCAGCTTTAGATTCTACATCAGAAGCTTTGGTTCAAGAGGCATTAGAAAGAGTTATGAAGAATCGTACAGTTTTTGTAATCGCTCATCGTTTAAGCACAATTAGAAATGCTGATTGTATAATAGTTTTAAATAATGGACAAATAGTTGAATCAGGAGATCATAATCAATTATTAATTAAGAAGGGATATTATGCAAAGTTCTATGAACAGCAATATGCTAAAGGGTTAGATAACTTTTAG
- a CDS encoding lipid-A-disaccharide synthase-related protein — translation MSSSSKRILFISNGHGEDNHSSYIIETLLEMHPSIEIAAMPIVGEGNAYRRLGIPIIGPTQNIPSGGFSYTNRLHFLKDLQSGLLSLTWRQLQKVWEYSTTCDLIMATGDSISQGFAYSTGRPYISFISCLSALYEGKLNIGPFLGTFLHSSRCLTVFTRDPYTAQDLQSQNISKAKFGGIPSLDKLKPTGKNLNLQANIPMIALLPGSRLPEAIRNLKLQLDFVLEICKLTSFSRVQFRAALVPRLMSKLEEIASSKGWECNNNKLIHQNNAQRVEILCYSDAFNDILHECTLMLGMAGLAVDQGIAIGKPVIQIPGEGPQFTYSFAEAQTRLIGSCAQTIGTGPASLETLREAARCVVDTINNKEYLLACVEKGQQRFGSPGASIRIANSLLGHLGIDNN, via the coding sequence ATGTCATCATCATCAAAACGAATTTTATTTATCAGTAATGGTCATGGAGAAGATAATCATTCATCTTATATTATTGAAACTTTACTAGAGATGCACCCAAGTATAGAGATAGCAGCAATGCCCATAGTCGGTGAAGGTAATGCTTATCGTCGATTAGGTATTCCTATTATTGGTCCAACACAGAATATACCATCCGGCGGCTTTTCTTATACTAATCGATTGCATTTTTTAAAGGATCTACAATCGGGACTATTAAGTTTAACTTGGAGACAATTGCAAAAAGTTTGGGAATATTCCACTACCTGTGATTTGATAATGGCTACGGGAGATTCAATATCTCAAGGTTTTGCTTATTCTACTGGTCGCCCTTATATTTCTTTTATATCTTGTTTATCTGCTCTTTATGAAGGGAAATTAAATATAGGTCCTTTTTTAGGAACTTTTTTACATTCTTCCAGATGTCTAACTGTATTTACTAGAGATCCTTATACTGCCCAAGATTTGCAGAGCCAAAATATAAGTAAGGCCAAATTTGGTGGTATCCCTTCTCTTGATAAATTAAAGCCTACTGGCAAAAACTTAAATCTTCAAGCTAATATCCCTATGATTGCTTTACTTCCAGGTTCAAGACTACCAGAAGCAATTCGTAACTTAAAATTACAATTAGATTTTGTCTTAGAAATTTGTAAACTTACATCTTTTTCAAGAGTTCAATTTCGTGCGGCTTTGGTTCCAAGACTAATGAGCAAGTTAGAAGAAATTGCTAGCAGTAAAGGATGGGAGTGTAATAATAATAAATTAATTCACCAAAATAATGCACAAAGAGTAGAGATCCTATGTTACTCAGATGCTTTTAACGATATTTTACATGAGTGTACTTTAATGCTTGGAATGGCTGGTTTAGCAGTAGACCAAGGGATAGCTATTGGGAAACCAGTTATTCAAATACCTGGAGAAGGACCACAGTTTACTTATAGTTTTGCTGAAGCACAAACGAGATTAATTGGTAGTTGTGCTCAAACTATTGGTACAGGACCTGCTTCTTTAGAAACTCTAAGAGAGGCTGCCCGATGTGTTGTGGATACTATAAACAATAAAGAATATCTATTGGCTTGCGTAGAAAAAGGACAACAAAGATTTGGATCTCCTGGAGCTTCTATAAGAATTGCAAATTCTCTGTTAGGCCATTTGGGTATTGATAATAATTAA
- a CDS encoding SufS family cysteine desulfurase: MTLIQNIRDDFPILNQTIQGKPLIYLDSAATSQKPSVVIETLHHYYEKDNANVHRGVHTLSVKATESYEASRDKVAKFINANCREEIIFTRNATEAINLVAYSWGLNHLKQGDEILTSVMEHHSNLVPWQMIAQKTGAVIRYIQLTDNEDLDLDHFKSMLSEKTKLVSIVHISNMLGCINPIEEITKLSHSFGAKVLIDACQSVPHTPIDIQNIDCDWLVASGHKMCGPTGIGFLYGKRKILESMPPFLGGGEMIDEVFLDHFTYGELPHKFEAGTPAIAEAIALGRAVDYLTEIGMNTIHSYEEQLSSYLFQQLERIPNLRAYGVKKIKNGIGKAALASFNVDGIHGSDLSTLLDNEGIAIRSGDHCTQPLHHLLKASGSARASLYFYNTFEEIDKFTVALKETIDFFTKITE, from the coding sequence ATGACTTTAATTCAAAATATTCGAGATGATTTTCCAATCTTAAATCAAACGATACAAGGTAAACCTTTAATTTATCTAGATAGCGCTGCAACCTCTCAAAAACCATCAGTTGTTATCGAGACTTTACACCACTATTATGAAAAAGATAATGCTAATGTTCATCGTGGTGTTCATACCTTAAGTGTTAAAGCGACAGAATCTTATGAAGCATCTCGTGATAAAGTGGCAAAATTCATTAACGCAAATTGCCGAGAAGAAATAATTTTTACGCGAAATGCTACAGAAGCTATCAATTTAGTTGCTTATAGCTGGGGGCTAAATCATCTTAAACAAGGAGATGAAATCTTAACTTCTGTAATGGAGCACCATAGTAATTTAGTTCCATGGCAAATGATTGCTCAGAAGACAGGAGCTGTTATAAGGTATATTCAATTAACGGATAATGAAGATCTTGATTTAGATCACTTTAAATCAATGTTATCTGAAAAGACTAAACTGGTTTCTATCGTTCATATCTCTAATATGCTGGGTTGTATAAACCCAATTGAAGAAATAACTAAACTATCTCATAGTTTTGGAGCTAAAGTATTAATTGATGCATGTCAAAGTGTTCCACATACTCCAATTGATATACAAAATATTGATTGTGATTGGTTGGTAGCAAGTGGTCATAAAATGTGTGGTCCCACTGGTATTGGTTTTTTATACGGAAAACGTAAAATTTTAGAATCAATGCCTCCATTCTTGGGAGGAGGAGAAATGATTGATGAAGTATTTCTCGATCATTTTACTTATGGAGAATTACCTCATAAATTTGAAGCAGGGACTCCAGCAATAGCAGAAGCAATAGCTTTAGGAAGAGCTGTTGATTACTTAACGGAGATAGGAATGAATACCATTCATTCTTATGAAGAACAGTTATCAAGTTATTTATTTCAACAATTAGAAAGAATTCCAAATCTCAGGGCTTATGGAGTAAAGAAAATTAAAAATGGCATAGGAAAGGCTGCCTTGGCATCATTTAATGTAGATGGAATACACGGAAGTGATTTATCAACTTTATTAGATAATGAAGGAATTGCTATTCGTTCTGGAGATCATTGTACTCAACCTTTACATCACTTATTAAAAGCTTCAGGAAGTGCTAGAGCAAGTTTATACTTTTATAATACTTTTGAAGAAATAGATAAATTTACTGTGGCTTTAAAAGAAACTATTGATTTTTTCACAAAGATAACCGAATAA